Within Sphingobium sp. KCTC 72723, the genomic segment GGATCATTGCGCCCGTGCCGGTCCCGGCGCGGATCAGGCTGATGCGCCGCGCCGCCCGGTCGCAACGGATCGTCAGTTGCGGATCGGCCCCGTTCTGCCCGAACAGGGCGACCGATCCGGCGGGGTCGGCGCGATAGGTCCAGTTGCCGGGCGTTGCCGGGCGATATTGCCATTCGACGCTGGCGGGCGCGGGCGCGGGCGTGGCGACGGGGGCAGGCCGCGTCGTGACCGGGGACGGGGCGATGGGCCGTGGGGCCGCCGGGCGCGCCCGTTCCTGCGCCGGTCCCACGCAGGATCCAAGCAGGATGAGGAATGGGGCAGCGATGGACAGGGAGGGGTAAAGGCGCATCGCGCGTTCATGCCCAAGCCGGGCGCATTGCTCAACCGTAAAGGGGCGAATGGAGATGTGCGGCGGGGCGGATCCCATGCCATGGCATTTTGCCTGGCCCGGATGCACGAATGGGCGGAGCGATTATTGACAGGGCGCGGCCGAATCGGTAAGGCGCGGACATCCCGACACGCTGGTGAGCGGCAGTGCTTCGCGCACTGGCCGTCTTTTTTGCGTCCGGGGGTGAACATTGGCCGATGCCCCAATATCGGGGTCCGGCCTAGACGCTTTGAGATGGGGTGACGCCAATCGCCCCGTGGAGCAGGAGATTTAAGTAACATGGCACGTATTGCGGGTGTCAACATCCCGACCAACAAGCGCGTAATCATCGCGCTCACCTACATTCACGGCATCGGTCGCAAGACTGCCGTCGATATCGCCACCAAGCTGGGCATCGACCAGAGCCGCCGCGTGCAGGACTTGTCCGACGCCGAAGTGCTTCAGATCCGTGAAACGATCGACGCCGACCTGACCGTCGAGGGTGATCTTCGCCGCAACACGGCGATGAACATCAAGCGCCTGATGGATCTGGCCTGCTATCGCGGCCT encodes:
- the rpsM gene encoding 30S ribosomal protein S13, yielding MARIAGVNIPTNKRVIIALTYIHGIGRKTAVDIATKLGIDQSRRVQDLSDAEVLQIRETIDADLTVEGDLRRNTAMNIKRLMDLACYRGLRHRKGLPVRGQRTHTNARTRKGKAKAIAGKKK